From Paenibacillus graminis, a single genomic window includes:
- a CDS encoding YaiI/YqxD family protein: MSMERPQARKIVVDGDACPVKQEIIAAARSFGIPVIMVSSYDHVLRGEEGVSIVQVDRGADSADLYIANHITAGDIVVTQDYGLAALALGKRCRVLSNRGQEYDDLGMDFMLESRHARAVERRRGHYSKGPKAITAEEKIYFQHKLTKLLTILQENVQL, from the coding sequence ATGAGCATGGAAAGGCCGCAGGCAAGGAAGATCGTGGTCGACGGGGATGCTTGTCCGGTGAAGCAAGAAATTATTGCTGCGGCCCGGAGCTTCGGCATCCCGGTAATTATGGTCTCTTCATACGATCATGTGTTGAGGGGTGAGGAAGGCGTCTCGATCGTTCAAGTGGATCGTGGGGCTGACAGTGCCGACCTGTACATTGCCAATCACATTACTGCAGGTGATATTGTCGTCACGCAGGATTACGGCCTGGCTGCGCTGGCGCTGGGCAAACGCTGCAGGGTTTTGTCTAACCGCGGACAGGAATATGATGATTTGGGCATGGACTTTATGCTGGAAAGCAGGCATGCCAGAGCCGTGGAGCGCAGACGCGGCCATTATTCCAAGGGGCCGAAAGCGATCACCGCGGAAGAAAAAATTTATTTTCAACATAAACTGACAAAACTTTTAACGATTTTGCAGGAGAATGTCCAGCTATAG
- a CDS encoding tRNA (adenine(22)-N(1))-methyltransferase, protein MNNNKLSNRLQLVLEQIPQGSTVADIGSDHALLPVAAVASGRVPSAVAGEVNPGPFEAARRGVAEAGLGKVIAVRRGDGLEVLEPGEADCITIAGMGGALIASILDRGLSLGKLEGVKTLALQPNVGEDILRRWLLNHGWVLTAEHILEEDGKIYEILTAVREEDAEGITNEQLYRDFQLAGGTVCDRELLLEMGPWLLQAPNAAFFAKWQGEIAKLQGILTSLTRSEQVSAEERRNQIAAQINQIVEVLACLPKDKL, encoded by the coding sequence ATGAATAACAATAAATTATCAAACCGGCTTCAGCTTGTGCTGGAGCAGATTCCGCAGGGGAGCACTGTCGCTGATATCGGCTCAGACCATGCCCTGCTGCCTGTAGCTGCTGTAGCAAGCGGACGGGTGCCTTCTGCCGTTGCCGGAGAAGTAAACCCGGGGCCGTTCGAAGCCGCCCGCAGGGGGGTAGCAGAGGCTGGACTGGGGAAGGTGATTGCCGTCCGCCGCGGAGACGGGCTGGAAGTCCTGGAGCCCGGAGAAGCCGATTGCATTACCATCGCCGGGATGGGAGGCGCGCTGATTGCCTCGATTCTGGACCGGGGCTTAAGCCTCGGCAAGCTTGAAGGCGTGAAGACACTGGCGCTCCAGCCGAATGTAGGTGAGGATATTCTGCGCCGCTGGCTGTTGAACCATGGCTGGGTGCTTACCGCCGAGCATATTCTGGAGGAAGACGGCAAGATCTATGAAATTCTGACCGCAGTCAGGGAAGAAGACGCTGAAGGAATCACAAATGAGCAGTTGTACCGTGATTTTCAGCTGGCCGGAGGAACGGTGTGTGACCGTGAGCTGCTGCTGGAGATGGGACCATGGCTGCTGCAAGCGCCTAATGCTGCGTTCTTCGCCAAATGGCAAGGAGAGATTGCCAAACTGCAGGGGATTCTGACTTCGCTGACTCGCTCCGAACAGGTCTCGGCTGAGGAGAGACGCAATCAGATTGCGGCGCAGATCAACCAGATTGTGGAGGTGCTGGCATGTTTGCCAAAGGACAAACTGTAA
- a CDS encoding YpuI family protein, which translates to MSAANVQKLCETTREKLKSVIGKMEIFLNQHALPQLVTEDDEETLLFYQGFLSDLRHLLVFSEMSYEKLGVALRRATFDDAFAQKALYNVYHFGVNNFFYPKNESYSEDGRYAYTGQDAIRFRKKPVRPARDIIMDITKVYEELRDDLSYYENDYLTEKRMQNQV; encoded by the coding sequence ATGTCAGCAGCCAATGTGCAGAAATTGTGTGAAACGACGAGAGAAAAGCTTAAATCCGTAATCGGAAAAATGGAAATATTCCTGAATCAGCATGCGCTGCCGCAACTGGTCACGGAGGATGATGAGGAAACGCTGCTCTTTTATCAGGGCTTTTTGTCCGATCTCCGCCATTTGCTGGTGTTCTCGGAAATGTCATATGAGAAACTTGGGGTTGCCCTGCGCCGTGCCACTTTTGATGATGCGTTTGCACAAAAAGCCCTTTATAATGTATACCACTTTGGTGTAAACAACTTCTTTTATCCCAAAAATGAAAGTTATTCCGAAGACGGGCGTTATGCCTACACGGGCCAGGATGCGATCCGTTTCCGCAAAAAGCCGGTCCGCCCGGCACGGGACATTATTATGGATATTACCAAGGTCTATGAAGAACTGCGGGATGACCTCAGTTATTATGAAAATGATTATCTGACCGAAAAACGCATGCAGAACCAGGTATAG
- the dnaG gene encoding DNA primase yields the protein MASGQGNIPEEVIESVLARHDIVDTVGKVVHLSKQGKYLWGLCPFHSEKTPSFTVTPERGVFHCFGCGMGGNAIKFRMEIEGLSFPEAVRIMAEESDIPVPEGNGGILSPPDPERDRLIQAYELSAKFYHFLLKNTEYGTAAMDYLRSRGFSGKMIDQFQIGYAPDRWDTLLQFLDKRNFNLAEMEKGGLLSARGEGKGYIDRFRGRVIFPIANRTGKVIAFAGRILGDGQPKYLNSPESRLFNKSRILYNLHQSKASIRKTRQIVLFEGYGDVISAWEAGVHNGVATMGTSLTEGHVALMKSLGDEIVLAYDGDKAGQAAAMKAIPMLEDNGLRVKVAVLPSGLDPDEFISRHGGERFKEQVIDSAVSSIKFKLIYLKKNHILLEEDGKIAYVKEALEIIASLHSSTEREVYLREIASELELSYDSLKQDCNLLRASMQKNLPEGDNNDKRWNNGRHKKGQVQTPTLLPAYHVAERRLLSWMIQDPDAAAYVGERLGEEFNIDDHAAIAAYLYAYYAQGKPPGISRFLSSLQDDRLEKTATAISMMDTPPDWSTQVLDDCIREVRKYPVQRGMEQKREEMIQAEKSGDFLRAAQIASEIIALERQ from the coding sequence GTGGCTAGCGGACAAGGTAATATTCCGGAAGAAGTCATCGAGAGTGTCCTCGCACGGCATGACATTGTCGATACTGTCGGTAAGGTTGTCCATCTGTCCAAGCAGGGGAAATATTTATGGGGCCTCTGCCCGTTTCATTCGGAGAAAACCCCTTCCTTCACTGTAACCCCCGAACGGGGCGTCTTTCATTGCTTTGGCTGCGGCATGGGGGGCAATGCCATCAAATTCAGGATGGAAATCGAAGGGTTATCCTTCCCCGAAGCAGTCAGAATAATGGCGGAAGAAAGTGATATCCCTGTTCCCGAGGGAAACGGAGGCATCCTCTCCCCTCCTGATCCTGAGCGTGACCGGTTAATTCAAGCGTATGAGCTGTCGGCTAAATTTTATCATTTTCTGCTGAAGAATACGGAATACGGCACTGCCGCGATGGATTATTTGAGATCCCGGGGCTTCAGCGGCAAGATGATCGACCAGTTCCAGATCGGCTACGCGCCGGACCGCTGGGATACCCTGCTCCAGTTCCTGGACAAAAGGAACTTCAATCTCGCCGAGATGGAGAAGGGCGGACTGCTGTCGGCCAGAGGCGAGGGCAAAGGGTATATTGACCGCTTTCGCGGACGTGTCATTTTTCCGATTGCGAACCGCACAGGGAAGGTGATTGCTTTTGCCGGAAGAATTCTTGGAGACGGTCAGCCGAAATACTTGAATTCCCCGGAGAGCAGACTGTTTAACAAAAGCCGGATTCTGTACAATTTGCACCAATCCAAAGCATCCATCCGCAAAACGCGGCAAATCGTCCTTTTTGAAGGCTACGGTGATGTCATTTCGGCTTGGGAAGCAGGTGTGCATAACGGAGTGGCTACCATGGGAACCTCACTGACTGAGGGGCATGTGGCTCTAATGAAGAGTTTGGGTGATGAGATCGTTCTGGCTTATGACGGCGACAAGGCCGGACAAGCCGCTGCAATGAAGGCGATCCCGATGCTGGAGGACAATGGCCTGCGGGTTAAGGTGGCTGTGCTTCCCAGCGGACTCGATCCCGATGAATTCATCTCCCGCCATGGGGGGGAGCGGTTCAAAGAGCAAGTCATTGATTCAGCAGTTTCATCCATTAAATTTAAGCTTATATATCTGAAAAAAAACCATATACTCCTAGAGGAAGACGGCAAAATAGCCTATGTCAAGGAGGCCCTGGAGATTATTGCCTCCCTGCATTCCTCTACAGAGCGCGAGGTCTACCTGCGCGAAATCGCCTCCGAGCTGGAGCTGTCATATGATAGCTTGAAGCAGGACTGCAATTTACTTCGGGCGTCGATGCAAAAAAACCTTCCCGAAGGGGATAATAACGACAAAAGGTGGAATAATGGTAGGCATAAAAAAGGGCAGGTGCAGACGCCGACTTTGCTGCCGGCTTATCATGTAGCCGAACGGCGGCTGCTGTCCTGGATGATACAGGACCCGGATGCCGCCGCATATGTTGGCGAACGCCTCGGAGAAGAGTTCAACATCGATGATCATGCGGCAATTGCCGCTTATCTATATGCCTATTACGCGCAAGGCAAACCCCCCGGCATCAGCCGGTTTCTATCATCGCTTCAGGATGACCGTCTGGAAAAAACAGCAACCGCGATTTCCATGATGGACACTCCTCCGGACTGGAGTACACAGGTTCTGGATGATTGTATCCGTGAAGTGCGGAAATACCCCGTGCAACGCGGGATGGAACAAAAACGCGAAGAGATGATTCAGGCTGAGAAGTCGGGTGACTTTTTGCGTGCGGCACAAATAGCAAGTGAGATTATAGCCCTAGAGAGACAATGA
- a CDS encoding S8 family peptidase yields the protein MSRKNAMIAGLVTAAFTIAVFTYTLRPDGGSTLRKTSVPNPPQEKTIKKTALTQDVSSTDRLNRTDVSKHLRTMLSETDGKTPEDISAYAKQLQQGHGHIAMLMWIDFRTKQSSTFKSALPEGSDQENKQLLKYLNTAKTAIQRHQSYESPSFIIGNKKYYFTAQRDREGHYGVIALINQKILDRVAEHQLKNLRLIPYPKEGKYRVESVHADTLKELTVKTGHDNENASHYYENEIVVRFKNGHPTTGQLQTIAADIRSKEPRKLGYAYIFRSGKMNYSQLKAYFDHKWHPQYTEPHYMYLTNDTVGENTGAAVITPNDLLFSTYQWNLPAIETEQGWNLSKGSKEVIVAVVDTGVQANHPDLKGQLLAGYNAITNTSPPDDDVGHGTHVAGIIGALTNNEEGVAGISWYNKILPVKALDNSGAGTTYSVAEGIIWAADKGAKVINLSLGNYADSQFLHDAIKYAYDRDVVVVSAAGNDNTERPGYPAAYPEVLAVAATSANGEKASFSNYGDYIDVAAPGESIASTYPDNQYAALSGTSMASPHVAALAGLVRSLNPALTNKEVMALMTSNAVDLGEPGQDKYYGWGQVDIYKTLQAAGGGGVPLQLYPQHVGRQLKTLRQSLEHGY from the coding sequence ATGTCACGCAAAAACGCAATGATAGCCGGTTTGGTCACCGCTGCTTTTACTATAGCCGTGTTCACGTACACCCTTCGGCCGGATGGGGGCTCTACGCTGAGGAAAACCTCCGTACCGAACCCGCCACAGGAAAAAACAATTAAAAAAACAGCCCTTACCCAGGATGTCAGCTCCACCGACCGTCTGAACAGAACAGATGTCAGCAAGCATTTGCGGACCATGTTATCCGAGACGGATGGCAAAACGCCCGAGGATATTTCAGCATATGCCAAACAGCTGCAGCAGGGACACGGACATATTGCCATGCTGATGTGGATTGATTTCCGCACGAAGCAGTCCAGCACGTTCAAATCCGCTCTTCCCGAAGGAAGCGACCAGGAAAATAAACAGCTGCTGAAGTATCTGAACACCGCAAAAACGGCAATCCAGAGGCATCAAAGCTATGAATCCCCTTCCTTTATCATCGGCAATAAAAAATATTATTTCACAGCCCAGCGCGACCGGGAGGGACATTATGGTGTCATCGCCCTGATTAATCAGAAAATTCTCGACCGTGTGGCTGAGCATCAGCTCAAAAATCTGCGGCTGATCCCCTACCCAAAGGAAGGAAAATACCGGGTGGAATCCGTTCATGCCGATACCCTGAAGGAGCTCACCGTCAAGACCGGCCACGATAATGAAAATGCCAGCCATTATTACGAAAATGAGATTGTCGTCCGCTTCAAAAACGGCCACCCCACCACAGGACAGCTGCAGACCATTGCCGCCGATATCCGCTCCAAGGAGCCGCGCAAGCTGGGCTATGCCTACATTTTCCGCTCCGGGAAGATGAATTACAGTCAGCTAAAGGCTTATTTTGACCATAAGTGGCATCCGCAATATACAGAACCCCACTATATGTATTTAACCAATGATACCGTGGGCGAAAATACCGGAGCTGCAGTCATTACGCCAAATGATCTGCTGTTCTCCACTTACCAGTGGAATTTGCCGGCTATCGAAACCGAACAGGGCTGGAATCTCTCCAAAGGCAGCAAAGAGGTCATTGTAGCGGTGGTGGATACCGGTGTGCAGGCCAACCATCCTGACCTCAAAGGCCAGCTGCTTGCCGGATATAATGCCATCACGAACACCTCGCCGCCTGATGATGACGTGGGCCATGGCACTCATGTTGCCGGAATTATCGGTGCACTGACCAATAATGAAGAAGGTGTGGCGGGTATCAGCTGGTATAACAAGATCCTTCCGGTAAAAGCGCTCGACAACTCTGGGGCGGGAACCACTTATTCCGTTGCCGAAGGGATTATCTGGGCGGCCGACAAAGGCGCCAAGGTCATTAACCTCAGTCTGGGCAATTATGCCGATTCCCAGTTCCTTCATGATGCGATTAAATACGCCTACGACCGCGATGTTGTGGTTGTATCCGCTGCCGGGAATGATAACACCGAGCGTCCGGGGTACCCTGCCGCCTATCCGGAGGTGCTTGCAGTCGCAGCGACCAGCGCCAATGGCGAAAAAGCCTCCTTTTCCAATTACGGCGATTATATTGATGTCGCCGCTCCCGGAGAGAGCATTGCCAGTACCTACCCTGATAACCAGTATGCCGCGCTGTCCGGCACCTCTATGGCCAGTCCGCATGTAGCGGCACTGGCGGGATTGGTGCGTTCCCTGAACCCTGCTCTGACGAATAAAGAAGTCATGGCGCTGATGACTTCCAATGCCGTGGACCTCGGGGAGCCCGGCCAGGATAAATATTACGGCTGGGGCCAGGTGGATATTTACAAAACGCTGCAGGCTGCAGGCGGAGGCGGGGTGCCGCTTCAGCTGTACCCGCAGCATGTCGGCCGCCAGCTCAAAACCCTCCGGCAGAGCCTGGAGCACGGTTATTGA
- a CDS encoding PLP-dependent aminotransferase family protein encodes MKISFSTAADHLGSSAVREILKVTQGKDIISLAGGLPGEDLFPMQAVRDAYNKALSADTSALQYGLTEGYLPLREQLAARLTGQGISVSASDMILTTGSQQALDLLCRILLNPGDAVLVEAPTYLAALQVLGSYRADIHTVRSDEHGMLPDHLEVQLRIRRPKLLYAVPTFNNPSGATWSRERREQIVDLCRRYGVLILEDNPYGEITFDDSPGAYPPTLAAIDRSGEGESCVIYTGTFSKIVAPGVRTGWIIGPPELIRVITKAKQAADLHSSTIDQRALSELLQTFDLEGHIRLISYEYHSRMKLLSGELAYCNWEGTHFLEPRGGMFLWLTLAEPVNTAQLLPYAVEQGVAFVPGGVFYSEQPRKNTMRLNFTHTPPELMQTAVQRLDKALKIYSQSEEIPQQIQAN; translated from the coding sequence ATGAAGATAAGTTTTTCTACAGCAGCGGATCATCTGGGATCTTCGGCAGTCCGTGAAATTCTGAAGGTTACCCAGGGCAAAGACATCATCTCTCTGGCCGGCGGGCTTCCCGGTGAAGACCTGTTTCCAATGCAGGCTGTCCGCGATGCCTATAACAAGGCACTCTCCGCTGACACTTCGGCCCTTCAATACGGCTTGACTGAAGGCTACCTGCCGCTGCGGGAACAGCTCGCCGCCAGGCTGACCGGGCAGGGAATTTCAGTATCCGCTTCCGATATGATTCTGACAACGGGCTCCCAGCAGGCGCTGGACCTGCTGTGCAGAATTCTGCTCAACCCCGGCGATGCCGTGCTTGTTGAAGCCCCTACCTATCTGGCCGCGCTTCAAGTGCTCGGCTCTTACCGCGCAGATATTCACACGGTCCGGAGCGATGAGCACGGCATGCTGCCGGATCATTTAGAAGTGCAGCTGCGCATACGGCGCCCCAAGCTGCTGTATGCTGTACCTACCTTCAACAATCCATCCGGAGCCACCTGGAGCAGAGAACGCCGTGAACAGATTGTAGATTTATGCCGGCGCTATGGTGTGCTCATTCTCGAAGATAATCCGTATGGCGAGATTACCTTCGATGATTCCCCAGGCGCTTATCCCCCTACACTGGCAGCTATTGACCGAAGCGGCGAAGGCGAATCCTGTGTTATCTACACAGGAACCTTCTCCAAGATCGTTGCTCCGGGAGTGCGCACAGGCTGGATCATCGGGCCCCCTGAATTGATCCGGGTAATCACCAAAGCGAAGCAGGCTGCTGATTTGCATTCCAGCACCATCGACCAGCGTGCACTCTCAGAACTCCTGCAGACCTTTGACCTTGAGGGGCATATCCGCCTGATCTCCTACGAATACCACTCGCGGATGAAACTGCTCTCCGGCGAGCTGGCGTACTGCAACTGGGAAGGCACACATTTTCTTGAGCCGCGCGGCGGCATGTTCCTGTGGCTGACACTGGCAGAACCTGTTAACACCGCACAGCTGCTTCCTTATGCTGTAGAGCAAGGGGTAGCCTTTGTACCTGGCGGGGTATTCTATTCCGAGCAGCCGCGGAAAAATACGATGCGGCTTAATTTCACGCATACTCCTCCTGAGCTGATGCAGACTGCCGTGCAGCGGCTGGACAAAGCCCTGAAGATTTACTCGCAGAGCGAAGAGATTCCGCAGCAGATTCAAGCAAATTAA
- a CDS encoding Nif3-like dinuclear metal center hexameric protein, translating into MFAKGQTVIGYMEQLAPKHLAEEWDNVGLQLGSLQKEITGVLVALDVNDAVVDEAIAQGCNLIIAHHAIIFRPIKGIQTDTPMGKLYEKLIKNDIAVYISHTNLDVAEGGMNDWMAEALGILEGAPIKDIHTEQLSKLVVFVPKDHHQKVLDAILNAGAGWIGNYSHCSFNIEGYGTFIPREGSDPYLGEKGKLERAEEIRIETIVPQPIRNKVVQAMLKAHPYEEVAYDLYSMDLKGRSFGLGRVGKLKEPVTLGQFVETVKSGLQVDQVRVVGDLNRPIRKAAVMGGSGAKYYNSAIFKGADVLVTGDIDYHTAQDAFLAGITLIDPGHNAEKIMKVKVAEWIAGKLAEHKYGTAVHASKVNTEPFAFL; encoded by the coding sequence ATGTTTGCCAAAGGACAAACTGTAATCGGTTATATGGAGCAGCTTGCTCCCAAACATTTGGCGGAGGAATGGGACAACGTCGGACTGCAGCTTGGTTCTCTGCAGAAAGAGATCACCGGTGTTCTTGTAGCGCTCGATGTCAATGACGCGGTCGTGGATGAAGCCATAGCACAAGGCTGCAATCTGATTATCGCCCATCATGCGATTATTTTTCGGCCGATCAAGGGAATCCAGACCGATACGCCTATGGGCAAGCTCTATGAGAAGCTGATTAAAAATGATATTGCCGTCTATATCAGCCATACGAATCTGGATGTGGCCGAAGGCGGCATGAACGATTGGATGGCGGAAGCTCTGGGCATCCTGGAGGGGGCGCCGATTAAGGACATCCATACCGAGCAGCTCTCCAAGCTGGTGGTATTTGTGCCGAAGGACCATCACCAGAAGGTGCTGGATGCCATCCTGAACGCGGGTGCGGGCTGGATCGGCAATTACAGCCACTGCAGCTTCAATATTGAAGGCTATGGAACCTTCATCCCGAGAGAGGGATCGGACCCTTACCTTGGTGAGAAGGGCAAGCTGGAGCGTGCTGAGGAAATCCGCATTGAAACGATTGTGCCTCAGCCGATCCGGAATAAAGTCGTGCAGGCCATGCTGAAGGCCCATCCTTACGAAGAAGTGGCTTATGATCTCTATTCTATGGACTTGAAGGGCCGCAGTTTCGGGCTGGGCCGGGTAGGGAAGCTTAAGGAGCCGGTGACTTTGGGGCAATTCGTTGAGACGGTTAAAAGCGGGCTTCAGGTTGACCAGGTTCGTGTCGTTGGGGATTTGAACCGACCTATCCGCAAAGCAGCTGTAATGGGAGGTTCCGGGGCTAAGTATTACAACAGCGCCATCTTCAAAGGAGCGGACGTGCTCGTGACCGGGGACATTGACTATCACACGGCACAGGATGCATTTCTAGCGGGCATTACGCTGATTGATCCGGGACACAATGCAGAGAAGATTATGAAGGTGAAAGTAGCCGAGTGGATCGCGGGCAAGCTGGCTGAGCATAAGTACGGTACCGCTGTGCATGCTTCGAAGGTGAACACGGAGCCGTTTGCTTTTCTTTAA
- the rpoD gene encoding RNA polymerase sigma factor RpoD, producing the protein MANDQHTELEAEFTLDQVKDQLIEQGKKRSSLNYKDIMEKLSPFDQDPEQMEEFYEQLSDLGIEVVNENDEEVNTLRPSEDNEGSDNDDFSFDDDLSLPPGIKINDPVRMYLKEIGRVPLLSADDEVELAMRIKNGDEEAKRRLAEANLRLVVSIAKRYVGRGMLFLDLIQEGNMGLIKAVEKFDHNKGFKFSTYATWWIRQAITRAIADQARTIRIPVHMVETINKLIRVSRQLLQELGREPSPEEIAAEMELTVEKVREIMKIAQEPVSLETPIGEEDDSHLGDFIEDQEALAPADAAAYELLKEQLEDVLDTLTEREENVLRLRFGLDDGRTRTLEEVGKVFGVTRERIRQIEAKALRKLRHPSRSKRLKDFLE; encoded by the coding sequence ATGGCGAACGATCAGCACACTGAACTGGAAGCGGAATTTACTCTGGATCAGGTTAAGGATCAGCTTATTGAGCAGGGCAAGAAAAGATCATCATTGAACTACAAAGATATTATGGAGAAATTGTCGCCGTTTGATCAGGACCCCGAGCAAATGGAGGAATTCTACGAGCAGCTGAGCGATTTGGGTATTGAGGTTGTGAATGAGAATGACGAAGAGGTCAATACCCTTCGGCCAAGCGAGGATAATGAAGGCAGCGACAATGATGACTTCAGCTTTGACGATGATTTGTCACTCCCGCCCGGAATCAAGATCAATGACCCTGTCCGGATGTATCTGAAGGAGATCGGTCGCGTGCCGCTGCTGTCGGCTGATGACGAGGTAGAACTGGCGATGAGAATCAAGAACGGCGATGAGGAAGCAAAACGCCGGCTTGCTGAAGCAAACCTGCGGCTCGTCGTAAGTATCGCCAAACGTTATGTTGGGCGCGGCATGCTGTTCCTCGACCTGATTCAGGAAGGCAACATGGGTCTGATCAAAGCGGTTGAGAAGTTTGACCACAACAAAGGTTTCAAATTCAGTACGTATGCGACTTGGTGGATTCGCCAGGCCATCACACGGGCGATTGCGGACCAGGCCCGGACGATCCGGATTCCGGTACACATGGTGGAAACCATCAACAAGCTGATCCGGGTATCCCGCCAGCTGCTGCAGGAGCTTGGACGTGAGCCTTCGCCGGAGGAAATTGCCGCCGAGATGGAGCTGACGGTTGAGAAGGTCAGAGAAATTATGAAGATTGCCCAGGAGCCGGTATCGCTGGAAACACCGATCGGTGAAGAAGATGATTCGCATTTGGGTGATTTCATTGAGGATCAGGAGGCGCTTGCGCCTGCAGACGCAGCTGCTTATGAGCTGCTGAAGGAACAGCTGGAGGATGTGCTGGACACGCTCACAGAGCGTGAGGAGAATGTGCTTCGCCTGCGCTTCGGTCTGGATGACGGACGGACGAGAACGCTTGAGGAAGTCGGCAAAGTGTTCGGTGTTACCCGTGAGCGGATCCGCCAGATTGAAGCCAAGGCGTTGCGCAAGCTTCGGCATCCAAGCCGCAGCAAACGTCTTAAGGATTTCCTCGAATAG
- a CDS encoding PLP-dependent aminotransferase family protein has product MHIDLLRSGSKPLPQQISDTLAQRITSGLLQPGFRLPSVRGLAATLKVSQVTVSKAYADLEKKGHLICSQGKGCFVAEHEQSGPGNGADWRDGYDDYLPRAQLWRNFGYSEVKYPFHLAAIHEELLPLGPISTTMAALVTGQPELMASYGNFQGDPELREIMRRHLQLRGIHLATSDLMITSGTQQGIDLVARTFVGPGDTVYLEAPSYTGAIDVFAGRGAEMIFVPMDHEGMRVDVLTRQCDARPPKLIYTNPTFQNPSGVTMSMARRQRLLELARSYRCLIVEDDPFSDLYFRTPPPSPIKSMDEDGHVVYMKSFSKVIAPGCRIACVAAEGNILSRLIAAKSASDLGSPLLTQGAVLPFIARRYEDYARTLRAALRRRMEKAARLLKQYAPPGVTWVLPEGGLNLWLQLPSASGIERLRELAEEEGISFLPGDVCYAGDLPSRFIRLCYSQMTEADMERGLKLFLILLDKHLRSLNQ; this is encoded by the coding sequence ATGCATATCGATTTGCTTCGCAGCGGCAGCAAACCTCTGCCGCAGCAGATCAGCGACACGCTGGCCCAGCGGATTACTTCCGGGCTGCTGCAGCCGGGTTTCCGCCTGCCTTCTGTCAGAGGTCTGGCAGCTACGCTGAAGGTAAGCCAGGTCACCGTGAGCAAGGCCTACGCCGACCTGGAGAAGAAGGGACATCTTATATGCAGCCAGGGCAAAGGCTGCTTTGTAGCGGAGCATGAGCAGAGCGGGCCCGGGAACGGCGCAGACTGGCGGGACGGTTACGATGATTATTTACCGCGCGCCCAGCTCTGGCGCAATTTCGGCTACTCCGAGGTGAAGTACCCGTTCCATCTTGCAGCAATCCATGAAGAACTGCTGCCGCTGGGGCCGATCAGTACAACCATGGCGGCCCTCGTAACCGGCCAGCCTGAACTGATGGCCTCCTACGGCAATTTCCAGGGCGATCCGGAGCTGCGGGAGATCATGCGCAGGCATTTGCAGCTGCGCGGAATCCACCTCGCTACTTCTGATCTGATGATTACCAGCGGAACACAACAGGGGATCGATCTGGTGGCCCGGACGTTTGTGGGGCCTGGAGATACTGTCTACCTGGAAGCTCCGAGCTATACCGGCGCGATTGACGTATTTGCTGGAAGAGGGGCGGAGATGATTTTCGTGCCGATGGATCATGAAGGCATGCGTGTGGATGTGCTGACCAGGCAATGTGATGCCAGGCCGCCCAAACTGATCTATACGAACCCAACGTTTCAGAATCCGAGCGGCGTCACGATGAGCATGGCAAGAAGACAGCGGCTGCTGGAGCTTGCCCGCAGCTACCGCTGTCTCATTGTAGAGGATGATCCGTTCAGTGACCTGTATTTCCGCACGCCCCCACCTTCTCCGATCAAATCGATGGATGAGGACGGGCATGTGGTATATATGAAAAGCTTCAGCAAAGTTATCGCCCCGGGCTGCCGGATTGCCTGTGTTGCAGCCGAGGGCAATATCCTGTCCAGACTGATTGCCGCCAAGTCGGCCAGTGATCTGGGCAGTCCGCTGCTGACGCAAGGTGCGGTGCTTCCGTTCATTGCCCGCAGGTACGAGGACTATGCCCGTACGCTCCGGGCTGCGCTGCGGAGGCGAATGGAAAAGGCGGCCAGGCTCCTGAAGCAGTACGCCCCGCCGGGCGTGACATGGGTTCTGCCCGAAGGGGGACTGAACCTTTGGCTGCAGCTTCCTTCCGCCTCCGGGATTGAAAGACTGCGAGAGCTGGCCGAGGAGGAGGGCATTTCTTTTCTGCCCGGCGATGTGTGCTACGCCGGGGATCTTCCCTCCAGGTTTATCCGCCTGTGCTATTCGCAGATGACGGAAGCCGACATGGAGCGGGGACTGAAGCTGTTCCTGATCCTCCTGGACAAGCATCTCCGCTCATTGAATCAATAA